One genomic window of Bacillus mycoides includes the following:
- a CDS encoding ArsR family transcriptional regulator, which translates to MKKMTRIFGITIIAAVGLAACGQTNTDHKNHESTKEKKTEQKEMKMNQEITAPKEMNAGASEDLLTTSLKNVTRLNTNNPLQMAVLTSQTIWPATHKENQPGAVILVPVNEWQLGIASADLIHHPNNGPILFIEKEVVPEMTLKEIKRLNPLGTKDGTQIMVMGDVGASALEQLKEYKVKQIKETDSAKFAKDVDKEYADITGNYPNSVIIGSSEEEGRLYTTPAVNWISHMPEPLLYTEKDKVPEATVEALKMRKDKANIYVLGPEKIISKEVEKELSKYGKVTRISGETPTKNSVAFAKFKDKKTKFGWGFTKPGHGLSFVSSKTPDLAIAGAPFSHMGKHAPVVLLEEGRASQPVYDFLATIQPKFKDDPTLGPYNHGFLLGSTSDISFETQGILDERLEIVQESGQGHGGH; encoded by the coding sequence GTGAAAAAGATGACCCGAATTTTTGGGATAACAATAATTGCGGCAGTCGGTCTTGCGGCATGCGGACAAACGAATACAGATCATAAAAATCATGAATCTACAAAAGAGAAGAAAACAGAGCAAAAGGAAATGAAAATGAATCAGGAGATAACTGCGCCGAAAGAAATGAATGCCGGGGCATCAGAGGATTTATTAACGACAAGTTTAAAAAATGTAACGAGATTAAATACAAATAATCCTCTGCAAATGGCAGTGTTAACTTCGCAAACGATATGGCCAGCAACGCATAAAGAGAATCAGCCAGGTGCTGTTATTTTAGTGCCAGTGAACGAGTGGCAATTGGGTATTGCAAGTGCGGATCTTATTCATCATCCGAATAACGGACCGATTTTATTTATAGAAAAAGAAGTGGTACCCGAAATGACGTTAAAAGAAATAAAACGATTAAATCCGCTCGGAACGAAAGATGGAACGCAAATTATGGTGATGGGGGATGTAGGGGCATCTGCGCTTGAGCAATTAAAAGAGTATAAAGTGAAGCAAATAAAAGAAACGGATTCAGCTAAATTTGCTAAAGATGTTGATAAAGAATATGCCGATATAACAGGGAATTATCCAAATAGCGTTATTATCGGTTCGTCTGAAGAAGAAGGACGTTTATATACAACACCAGCTGTAAATTGGATTTCTCATATGCCAGAGCCACTTTTATATACAGAAAAAGATAAGGTGCCAGAAGCGACAGTAGAGGCATTAAAAATGAGAAAAGATAAAGCAAATATATATGTGTTAGGACCAGAAAAAATCATTTCAAAAGAAGTAGAAAAAGAGTTAAGTAAATACGGTAAAGTAACACGTATTAGTGGGGAGACTCCAACAAAAAATTCGGTTGCATTTGCGAAATTTAAAGATAAAAAAACGAAATTTGGCTGGGGGTTCACAAAACCTGGTCACGGTTTGTCGTTTGTTTCGAGTAAAACACCAGACTTAGCAATTGCGGGAGCACCGTTTTCACATATGGGTAAACATGCCCCTGTTGTTTTGCTTGAGGAAGGAAGAGCTTCACAACCAGTTTATGACTTCCTTGCTACTATTCAGCCGAAGTTTAAAGATGATCCAACACTTGGACCGTATAACCATGGTTTCCTATTAGGAAGTACTAGTGATATTTCATTTGAAACACAAGGGATATTAGATGAGAGGTTAGAAATTGTTCAGGAAAGTGGTCAAGGTCACGGTGGACATTAA
- the glpT gene encoding glycerol-3-phosphate transporter yields MFFTQLFKPAPHAERLPADRTDSEYRKLRLQVFLGIFIGYAGYYFVRKNFSLAMPYLIEQGFSKGELGVILSAVSIAYGLSKFLMGIVSDRCNPRYFLAAGLFLSGIINIIFGSFSFITTSIILMFVLQFLNGWVQGMGWPPCGRTMVHWFSISERGTKMSIWNVAHNVGGALMPSLVTLGLYFFANDWKSIFYFPGILSILVGIYVLITMRDTPQSCGLPSIEEHTGEYPSDEKVADRERELSVKEILFTYILNNKFLWYIAIANVFVYFVRYGVVDWAPTYLVEEKSFTHSSSRTAYALYEWAGIPGTLLCGWMSDKLFKGRRAPAGILFMVGVFIAVLVYWLNPAGHPIIDSIALVSIGFLIYGPVMLIGLHALDLAPKKAAGTAAGLTGFFGYLGGATFASAAMGFIVDGFGWDGGFILLLASCVLAMFFLALTLNTGSAKSKAV; encoded by the coding sequence ATGTTTTTCACACAATTATTTAAACCTGCGCCCCACGCAGAACGCTTACCAGCTGATCGCACTGATAGCGAATACCGCAAATTGCGTTTACAAGTATTCTTAGGCATCTTCATCGGTTATGCGGGTTACTACTTTGTTCGAAAAAACTTTTCACTCGCAATGCCATACTTAATCGAACAAGGCTTTAGTAAAGGGGAACTTGGGGTTATCCTTTCAGCAGTATCTATCGCTTACGGATTAAGTAAATTTCTTATGGGTATCGTATCCGATCGTTGTAATCCTCGCTACTTTTTAGCAGCTGGGCTATTTTTATCCGGTATCATTAATATTATTTTCGGCTCATTTTCTTTCATTACAACGAGCATCATACTTATGTTTGTACTTCAGTTTTTAAATGGATGGGTACAAGGTATGGGATGGCCTCCTTGTGGCCGTACGATGGTTCATTGGTTCTCCATTAGTGAACGTGGTACAAAAATGTCTATTTGGAACGTCGCTCATAATGTCGGCGGCGCGCTTATGCCTTCTCTCGTTACATTAGGCTTATATTTCTTTGCAAATGACTGGAAAAGTATATTTTACTTCCCAGGTATTCTTTCAATTTTAGTGGGTATTTATGTATTAATTACGATGAGAGATACACCTCAATCTTGCGGATTACCTTCTATTGAAGAACATACTGGGGAATATCCATCAGATGAAAAAGTAGCGGACCGTGAACGCGAGCTTTCGGTAAAGGAAATTTTATTTACATACATATTAAACAATAAATTTTTATGGTATATCGCTATCGCTAACGTTTTTGTTTATTTCGTTCGTTACGGCGTTGTAGACTGGGCTCCTACTTATTTAGTAGAAGAAAAAAGCTTTACTCATAGTAGCTCACGTACAGCTTATGCTCTATACGAATGGGCTGGTATTCCAGGTACACTTCTTTGCGGATGGATGAGTGATAAACTATTTAAGGGGCGCCGCGCACCTGCTGGTATTTTATTTATGGTCGGTGTATTCATTGCCGTTCTTGTTTACTGGCTAAATCCTGCTGGGCATCCAATCATTGATAGTATCGCACTTGTTTCCATTGGATTTTTAATTTACGGACCTGTTATGTTAATTGGTCTTCACGCGCTAGACTTAGCACCAAAGAAAGCTGCTGGAACTGCCGCTGGGTTAACTGGGTTCTTCGGTTACCTAGGCGGAGCTACTTTTGCTAGCGCAGCTATGGGCTTTATTGTAGATGGATTCGGATGGGACGGCGGATTCATTTTGCTCCTTGCTTCTTGTGTGCTTGCAATGTTCTTCCTTGCTCTTACTTTAAATACAGGATCTGCAAAATCAAAAGCAGTTTAA
- a CDS encoding MarR family winged helix-turn-helix transcriptional regulator, producing MPNDMTHIDKIQALTFAIGKKMQTELLEQMQASGLTPPQFYILKILDHYGASRATQLAEKMYVKPSAITVMIDRLIDHGLVERYHDDNDRRVVIIELTKKGKATVEEAMAARNEHIAKYFSHLELQEREDLLRLFEKLETIICGTQEKKEKN from the coding sequence ATGCCAAATGATATGACTCATATTGATAAGATTCAAGCTCTTACATTCGCTATAGGAAAGAAAATGCAAACAGAGCTATTAGAACAAATGCAAGCATCAGGACTTACACCACCGCAGTTTTATATTTTAAAGATTTTAGATCATTACGGAGCTTCAAGAGCGACACAATTGGCGGAGAAAATGTACGTGAAACCGAGTGCGATTACAGTAATGATTGATCGTTTAATTGATCATGGGTTAGTAGAGCGCTATCACGACGATAATGATCGCCGCGTTGTTATCATTGAGCTAACGAAAAAGGGGAAAGCTACAGTAGAAGAAGCGATGGCGGCTCGTAATGAGCATATTGCAAAATACTTCTCACACTTAGAATTACAAGAGAGGGAAGATTTGTTACGCCTCTTTGAAAAGCTAGAAACAATTATTTGCGGGACACAAGAGAAAAAAGAGAAAAACTAA
- a CDS encoding response regulator transcription factor, whose protein sequence is MIDILLVDDEPRMLELLSLYLTPIGYNCVCAVSGEEAISHIENRNFKFVLLDIMMPKMDGWETCKRIRSFSNVPIIMVTARDQTVDVIQGLKLGADDYVTKPFHAEELFARIEAVLRRTNQHAQIQYHGILWDEAKHFISVYNEELLLTPIEFSLLGLFLRHVNYVLSRDQLIERIWGLNTNTEDRTVDSHIRNLRDKLRKVNFPIDHHLKTVYGVGYRWIDTLD, encoded by the coding sequence ATGATCGATATACTACTTGTAGATGATGAACCGAGAATGCTTGAATTATTATCACTTTATCTTACTCCAATCGGATACAACTGCGTATGTGCAGTGTCCGGAGAAGAAGCTATTTCACATATAGAAAATCGAAACTTCAAATTTGTTTTACTCGATATTATGATGCCAAAGATGGACGGGTGGGAAACGTGCAAAAGAATTCGATCATTTAGTAACGTTCCAATCATTATGGTAACTGCTCGTGATCAAACGGTAGATGTCATCCAAGGGTTAAAACTTGGAGCGGATGATTACGTGACGAAACCATTCCACGCAGAGGAACTTTTCGCAAGAATTGAAGCTGTTTTAAGGCGAACAAATCAACACGCGCAAATCCAATATCACGGCATTTTATGGGATGAGGCCAAACATTTCATTTCTGTCTATAATGAAGAACTTCTTCTCACACCAATCGAATTCTCTTTACTCGGATTATTTTTACGTCATGTGAACTATGTATTAAGCCGTGATCAGCTCATTGAACGAATTTGGGGATTGAATACAAATACAGAAGATAGAACAGTCGATTCACATATTCGTAATTTGCGTGATAAATTACGAAAAGTAAATTTCCCTATTGATCACCATTTAAAAACTGTATATGGAGTAGGGTATCGATGGATTGATACCCTAGATTAA
- a CDS encoding sensor histidine kinase has product MKRISIQLGFYFLIVTLLIESVLFVLLYYSLVNTRVNEEMTALLKRGNSHRDVLEKYFDKQTISHVALMESEAETTVIITNANKEVLAKSNEINTTIKKHIEGMQTRTDHDGAIIENHWKTSNYICTVSPIVVAGKTEGYVYMFLGTESIEEMVNGLTRQFIIAGVITFLLTAITIFLLSRLLTKPLLHMKQATEKMSKGDLSVSLTTTRNDEIGELAESIQTLANDLHYMKTERSEFLASVAHELRTPLTYVRGYADIALKEDIPPEQRLQYLSIIKDESDYITNLVQDLFSLAQMEKHNFFIQVKEVHLHTFLTRITEKINVMYGEKQIKVVFTCPLSLLVKLDEQRFEQVMANILNNAYRHSKEHSHINISVTEEHKHISIKIEDKGEGIPPEDLPHIFDRFYRVDKARTRATGGTGLGLSIVKEIVELHGGNITATSEVDHGSCFTISLPSI; this is encoded by the coding sequence ATGAAGCGAATTTCTATTCAACTCGGATTTTATTTTCTAATTGTTACACTTTTAATCGAAAGTGTTCTATTTGTCTTGCTCTATTATAGCCTTGTGAACACTAGAGTAAATGAAGAAATGACTGCTTTATTAAAGCGTGGAAATAGTCACCGAGATGTCCTTGAAAAGTATTTTGATAAGCAAACAATCTCCCATGTTGCTTTAATGGAATCCGAAGCTGAAACAACTGTTATTATTACAAATGCAAATAAAGAAGTACTAGCTAAATCCAATGAAATAAATACTACTATAAAAAAACATATTGAAGGAATGCAAACACGAACAGATCATGATGGAGCGATTATAGAGAATCATTGGAAAACATCTAATTATATATGTACAGTTAGTCCAATTGTAGTGGCAGGAAAAACGGAAGGCTATGTATATATGTTTCTCGGAACGGAATCAATCGAAGAAATGGTTAACGGGCTAACAAGACAATTCATTATCGCCGGAGTCATTACTTTTCTATTAACAGCCATCACCATTTTTCTATTATCACGTTTATTAACAAAACCATTGTTACACATGAAACAAGCGACTGAAAAAATGAGTAAGGGCGATTTATCAGTTTCATTAACGACTACTCGAAATGACGAAATTGGTGAACTAGCAGAATCTATCCAAACTCTAGCAAATGATTTACATTATATGAAAACAGAAAGAAGTGAATTTCTAGCGAGTGTTGCTCATGAATTACGAACACCTTTAACGTACGTAAGAGGTTATGCTGACATTGCATTAAAAGAAGATATACCTCCTGAGCAACGTTTACAATACTTATCCATTATAAAAGACGAATCTGATTATATTACAAACTTAGTTCAAGATTTATTTTCACTCGCTCAAATGGAAAAGCATAACTTTTTCATTCAAGTAAAAGAAGTGCATTTACACACTTTCCTTACTCGCATCACTGAAAAAATAAATGTGATGTATGGAGAAAAACAAATTAAAGTTGTTTTTACATGTCCTCTCTCACTCTTAGTAAAGCTAGATGAGCAGCGCTTTGAACAAGTTATGGCTAACATTTTAAATAACGCGTATAGACATTCAAAAGAACATTCTCATATTAATATTTCTGTTACAGAAGAACATAAACATATTTCCATCAAAATTGAGGACAAGGGAGAAGGTATTCCTCCTGAAGACCTCCCTCACATTTTCGACCGCTTTTATCGTGTTGATAAAGCAAGAACACGAGCTACAGGTGGAACCGGTTTAGGACTTTCTATCGTGAAGGAAATCGTAGAACTACACGGCGGGAATATTACTGCCACAAGTGAAGTTGACCACGGGTCTTGCTTTACAATTTCATTGCCATCTATATAA
- a CDS encoding SulP family inorganic anion transporter has product MFQTIKNEWFSNVRGDVLSGIVVALALIPEAIAFSVIAGVNPTVGLYAAFCIAVTMSFVGGRSGMISAATGAMALLMVTLVKDHGLQYLFAVTIVTGIVQIIFGVFKLSSFMKFVPKSVMSGFLNSLGILVFTAQLPHFKNATWQMYALVALGLAIIYVFPRITTAVPSTLISIIIVTSIALMSGLQLKTVGDMGSLPKELPFFSIPDVPFTLETLGIILPYSVMLAIIGLLESLLTASVLDDMTHTESNKHKEARGQGIANIVAGFFGGMAGCAMIGQSVINIKSGGRGRLSTFVAGGFLIVLLFVLGDYVVHIPMAALVAVMIMVSIGTFDWNSVATIHKVPKGNAFVMIVTVVIVLSTHNLGLGVIIGTIISAVLFAFNMAKIHVKHLYIENKKIYEIHGQLFFASTAEYINAFSYNEDVKEIEMNFTHAHVWDDSAVAAIDKVIMKYEQNGVKVRITGLNERSSKIVSNLAIYNKRIAS; this is encoded by the coding sequence TTGTTTCAAACTATAAAAAATGAATGGTTCTCAAATGTGAGAGGGGACGTGCTATCGGGGATTGTTGTTGCTTTAGCATTAATTCCTGAAGCGATAGCTTTTTCTGTTATTGCAGGTGTAAATCCGACGGTTGGATTATACGCCGCTTTTTGTATTGCAGTTACAATGTCATTTGTTGGCGGAAGATCTGGGATGATTTCAGCTGCAACAGGTGCAATGGCATTATTAATGGTGACGCTCGTTAAAGATCATGGTTTGCAATATTTATTTGCTGTGACAATAGTAACAGGTATTGTTCAAATTATTTTTGGAGTGTTCAAGCTGAGCTCATTTATGAAGTTTGTTCCTAAATCCGTTATGAGTGGTTTTTTAAATTCACTTGGAATTTTAGTTTTTACAGCGCAATTGCCGCATTTTAAAAATGCAACTTGGCAAATGTATGCACTTGTCGCATTAGGACTTGCAATTATATATGTATTTCCACGTATTACGACGGCTGTACCGTCTACACTTATTTCAATTATTATTGTGACAAGTATTGCACTTATGAGTGGATTACAGTTGAAAACAGTAGGGGATATGGGAAGCTTACCGAAAGAATTACCGTTCTTCAGCATTCCTGATGTGCCGTTTACACTTGAGACATTAGGTATTATTTTACCGTACTCAGTTATGCTTGCAATTATCGGCTTACTAGAGTCATTATTAACAGCTTCGGTTTTAGACGATATGACACATACGGAAAGCAATAAACATAAGGAAGCACGTGGGCAAGGTATTGCAAACATTGTCGCTGGTTTCTTCGGAGGAATGGCAGGCTGTGCAATGATTGGACAATCTGTTATTAACATTAAATCAGGTGGTCGCGGGAGATTATCGACGTTTGTAGCCGGTGGCTTTTTAATCGTATTGCTATTTGTTTTAGGGGATTACGTTGTTCATATTCCGATGGCTGCTTTAGTTGCTGTTATGATTATGGTTTCGATTGGGACGTTTGATTGGAATTCTGTAGCAACAATTCATAAAGTACCGAAAGGAAACGCATTTGTTATGATCGTAACAGTTGTGATTGTCCTAAGCACACATAATTTAGGATTAGGTGTAATTATCGGAACGATAATTAGTGCGGTTTTATTTGCATTCAATATGGCAAAGATTCACGTGAAACATTTGTATATTGAAAATAAGAAAATATATGAAATTCACGGCCAACTATTCTTCGCATCTACGGCAGAGTATATAAATGCTTTTTCATACAATGAAGATGTGAAAGAAATTGAGATGAACTTTACTCATGCACATGTATGGGATGATTCAGCAGTAGCGGCAATTGACAAAGTTATAATGAAGTATGAACAGAACGGTGTGAAAGTAAGGATCACAGGGTTAAATGAACGAAGCTCGAAGATTGTTTCAAATTTAGCTATCTATAATAAGAGAATTGCTAGTTAG
- a CDS encoding DUF4367 domain-containing protein, with amino-acid sequence MTNLKNSKEMYDLAEKIALDDFDKIEEQHEFSHTYTRKKKVFMEEMKLKGEQPQKKRKRHRMLIAAACLLIGMPTTVFGAVKVYNMIVQKQNYEVNVSVTNKDSKKIDKWYKLKIGKLPENMEAIDDSAMKYSFKDNDANGGFSFSLWRVGENADFQTLYSKSYEEKEVNGRKAVIVHKETGNNNLMFDRKVFLFFEKEGIMLESYIGSDVNEEQMMDVLGNISLEPTSKEKASHIVDYDENRSSKADEPKETKVIPLKKDSKRLFSVGQKIPVTIEQITDNNKLEYVIEKVEVFDSIKDFKQDNFYEMGLGILSRNQALDQAGQLIPYRRDKYKIGNGKDAIDKLVESKLVHPKFVYLTTTVKNIGKQATEEIYMHPSIKLLKSEGNAWNYAKEDGIAEKNIMTGEVDYLEPHGDGKSFYNIGSIRPGQVMKVNLGYFVDEDKLDSIFLDAFHYRGFSGTENMNAEYRWWIDIRQ; translated from the coding sequence ATGACGAATTTAAAGAACTCCAAAGAAATGTATGACCTTGCTGAAAAGATTGCTTTAGATGATTTTGATAAAATCGAAGAACAACATGAATTTTCACATACATATACGCGTAAAAAGAAAGTGTTTATGGAGGAAATGAAGCTGAAAGGCGAGCAACCGCAGAAAAAGCGTAAAAGACATCGTATGTTAATCGCTGCTGCCTGCTTATTGATTGGCATGCCGACAACCGTTTTTGGTGCAGTAAAAGTCTACAATATGATTGTCCAAAAACAAAATTACGAAGTAAATGTTTCAGTAACAAATAAGGACTCGAAAAAAATTGATAAGTGGTATAAGTTGAAAATTGGTAAATTACCAGAAAATATGGAAGCAATTGATGACTCTGCTATGAAATATTCATTTAAAGATAACGACGCAAATGGAGGCTTTTCATTTAGTCTTTGGAGAGTAGGGGAAAATGCGGATTTTCAAACGCTGTACTCGAAAAGTTACGAAGAAAAAGAGGTAAATGGTAGGAAAGCAGTAATTGTCCATAAAGAAACTGGAAACAACAATTTAATGTTTGACAGGAAGGTCTTTCTCTTTTTTGAGAAAGAAGGGATTATGTTAGAAAGTTATATTGGATCCGATGTAAATGAAGAACAAATGATGGATGTGTTAGGGAACATCTCACTTGAGCCTACGTCAAAAGAAAAGGCATCACATATAGTAGATTATGATGAAAATCGTTCTAGCAAAGCAGATGAACCTAAAGAAACTAAGGTTATTCCTTTGAAAAAAGATAGTAAACGACTATTTAGTGTAGGTCAAAAGATTCCAGTAACGATAGAGCAAATTACAGATAACAACAAACTTGAATACGTTATAGAAAAAGTTGAAGTCTTTGATTCAATCAAAGATTTTAAACAAGATAACTTTTATGAAATGGGCTTAGGAATACTAAGCAGGAATCAAGCTTTGGATCAAGCGGGACAATTGATACCATATAGACGAGATAAATATAAGATTGGAAATGGTAAAGATGCAATTGATAAATTAGTAGAATCAAAATTAGTTCATCCTAAATTTGTCTACCTAACAACAACAGTGAAAAATATAGGTAAACAGGCGACAGAAGAAATCTATATGCATCCATCTATAAAACTGCTTAAATCTGAAGGTAATGCATGGAACTACGCTAAAGAAGATGGAATTGCCGAAAAAAATATTATGACGGGCGAGGTTGATTATCTAGAACCCCACGGAGACGGAAAAAGCTTTTATAATATTGGCAGTATCCGACCAGGACAAGTGATGAAAGTTAACTTAGGTTATTTTGTAGATGAGGATAAACTAGATTCAATCTTCCTTGATGCTTTCCATTACAGAGGATTTAGTGGCACTGAAAATATGAATGCGGAATATCGTTGGTGGATTGATATTCGTCAATAG
- a CDS encoding universal stress protein: MYKQILLACDGSEHALRAAEHATYIAKFNEETHVEVVYVVDNRTAKSDIIQGQTDLETISASRKDKLKEIEGLLKKENISYKITILHGDPGDTIVQYVNTGDIDLVIAGSRGLNTLQEMVLGSVSHKIAKRVKCPVMIIK, encoded by the coding sequence ATGTACAAACAAATTTTATTAGCATGTGATGGTTCTGAACATGCACTTCGAGCAGCCGAGCATGCAACATATATTGCGAAATTTAACGAAGAAACACATGTTGAAGTTGTGTACGTAGTAGATAATAGAACGGCAAAATCAGATATTATACAAGGACAAACGGATTTAGAAACAATATCAGCTAGTCGAAAAGATAAATTAAAAGAGATTGAGGGTTTATTAAAGAAAGAGAACATTTCCTACAAAATTACGATTCTACATGGCGATCCAGGAGATACGATTGTTCAATATGTAAATACAGGAGATATAGATCTTGTTATTGCTGGGAGTAGAGGGCTAAATACACTGCAAGAGATGGTGCTTGGTAGTGTAAGTCATAAAATAGCAAAGCGTGTGAAATGCCCGGTGATGATTATAAAGTGA
- a CDS encoding DUF4027 family protein, with the protein MKSFQNLSYSQGVSLICLGGFAGSVMLAVLIKMFQQMF; encoded by the coding sequence ATGAAATCATTTCAAAATTTGTCTTATAGCCAAGGAGTAAGTTTAATTTGTTTAGGTGGATTTGCTGGATCTGTTATGTTAGCTGTTTTAATAAAGATGTTTCAGCAAATGTTTTAA
- a CDS encoding helix-turn-helix transcriptional regulator, which yields MSKAKRLLDILIFASAKRKFTAQEIADEFNISVRTVHRYILDLSDMGLPIYAEQGRNGGYKVLTNNMLPPILFTEEEAVSIFFAFQSLSYYRDLPFNTEINSVTHKLYSSLQNDAKVKVDKIRSYIAFWNPKRTIETPFLKEVLTAAIENKNLHFQYESKSGIKTKHVHPIGVYAHDGLWYLPSYDFSRKKVLLYRVDRILSILSTEENEDTFMNLEEWFASNSNVINIPTQLHVLLTTEGVRQCKSVPYLEEFVVVNEDGTGYINSTIDKGEINFITPLFYRLGKDAKVLEPKELIDGLRIRAKEVLHMYGDEKSC from the coding sequence TTGTCAAAAGCAAAACGTTTACTAGACATTCTTATATTTGCTTCTGCGAAAAGAAAATTTACAGCTCAAGAAATAGCTGATGAGTTCAATATATCCGTTCGTACTGTCCATAGATATATTTTAGATTTAAGTGATATGGGATTACCCATTTACGCTGAACAAGGTCGAAACGGAGGATATAAAGTATTAACAAACAACATGCTTCCCCCCATTTTATTTACCGAAGAAGAAGCAGTCTCCATCTTTTTTGCTTTTCAATCTTTAAGCTACTATCGAGACTTGCCTTTTAATACAGAAATCAATTCTGTTACTCATAAACTGTATAGCTCTCTACAAAATGATGCGAAAGTTAAAGTCGATAAAATACGTTCTTATATCGCTTTTTGGAATCCGAAGAGAACAATTGAGACACCATTTTTAAAAGAAGTGTTAACCGCGGCTATTGAAAATAAAAATTTACACTTTCAATACGAATCTAAATCTGGAATAAAAACAAAACATGTTCATCCTATCGGTGTATATGCTCACGACGGTTTATGGTATTTGCCATCCTATGACTTTAGTAGAAAAAAGGTATTACTGTATCGCGTCGATCGTATTCTTTCTATATTATCAACGGAAGAAAATGAAGATACATTCATGAATTTAGAAGAATGGTTTGCCTCTAACTCTAACGTAATAAACATTCCTACTCAGTTACATGTTTTATTAACGACAGAAGGCGTGCGCCAATGTAAAAGCGTTCCTTACCTTGAAGAGTTCGTTGTAGTAAACGAAGACGGGACAGGATATATAAATTCAACAATTGATAAAGGTGAAATTAACTTTATTACCCCTTTATTTTATAGGCTTGGAAAAGATGCAAAAGTTTTAGAACCGAAAGAATTAATAGATGGTTTACGTATACGTGCGAAAGAAGTTTTACATATGTATGGAGACGAAAAAAGCTGCTAA
- a CDS encoding dihydrofolate reductase family protein gives MSRKIVLFIAASLDGFIAKEDDDLEWLIETEGEGDNGYTEMYETIDTIIMGKRTYDYVVEHMEPFPYLDKKCYVFSNSEKGSNGHVEFVNGDVVEFTKRLKEQEGSKIWMVGGGSLLREFFRNNLIDEYVVTITPHILGSGIPLFKEKNPEINLTLTDTKRFGQFVNLYYKVKS, from the coding sequence ATGTCACGTAAAATTGTTTTATTTATTGCAGCGAGCTTAGATGGATTTATCGCGAAAGAAGACGATGATTTAGAGTGGTTAATCGAAACGGAAGGAGAGGGAGACAACGGTTATACGGAAATGTATGAGACAATTGATACAATAATCATGGGAAAGAGAACGTACGATTATGTAGTAGAGCATATGGAACCATTCCCGTACCTAGATAAGAAATGTTATGTTTTTTCTAATTCTGAAAAAGGTTCAAATGGACATGTGGAATTTGTAAATGGAGATGTAGTAGAGTTCACCAAAAGGTTGAAAGAGCAGGAAGGATCTAAAATATGGATGGTCGGTGGAGGGAGTCTACTGAGAGAATTTTTTAGGAATAATCTAATTGATGAATATGTTGTTACGATTACACCTCACATATTAGGTTCTGGTATTCCACTATTTAAAGAAAAGAACCCGGAAATTAATTTAACTTTAACGGATACAAAACGTTTTGGTCAGTTTGTAAATCTATATTATAAAGTAAAATCTTAA